The following DNA comes from Spirulina major PCC 6313.
AAAAACTGATAATTGCAACACCACCGGGCTGCAAAACCCGCGCTAGTTCCGCAAAGATGCGATCGGGATATTGCAGATATTGCACCGAGACACAATTTAAAACAGCAGCAAATTCCCCATCTTCGTAGGGTAGCGCCGGGTTTTCGTTGAGATTTTGAACAATATAATGATCCAGGCGCGGATTTTTCGCCAATTCTGCCGCATTGAGGCCATGGCCTTCCACATGGGCAAAGGGGAGATCCTCCGGCAAATGGGATACCCAACTGCTCATTAGGTCAAGGATGCGGCTGTGGGGGGTGAGGCGATCGCGATACAGTGCCGTTAACCGAGCGATGAATGGATCATCCACATGGGTGACAAACCGGGGGACATCATAAAATAGGGCATCGTCGGTGGGGTCGAGTTTGGTGCGTTGTTCCGGCATTAACATGGCGATCGTCGGTAAAATAGGGGGAACGTTACAGAACTTTAAAAAACTTTACTTAAAATGGTAACAACACCGCCACCCCCTGTGCTGAACCCCCAAACCTGGCAATGGCAGGATCACACCATTTGCTACACCGTCGCCGGGACGGGGCAACCACTGCTGCTGATCCACGGCTTCGGCGCATCGATCGGCCATTGGCGGCACAATATCCCGGTGTTGGCGGCGGCGGGGTATCAAGTCTATGCCTTGGATTTATTGGGCTTTGGCGGTTCGGATAAGCCCGCCCTGGACTACACCGTTGAGCTTTGGGTGGAGCAGATTAAAGACTTTTGGGCGGCCAAAATTCAGCGTCCGATGGTGATGGTGGGCAATTCCATCGGCGGGCTGTTGAGTTTGATGGTGATGGCGGACTCTCCTGAACTGACCCAAGGGGGGATTTTGCTCAACTGTGCCGGGGGCTTGAACCATCGCCCCGATGAGTTAAATTTACCGCTGCGGGTAGTGATGGGGTTATTTACGAAATTCGTCAGTTCACCACTGACGGGGCCGTTTTTGTTTAATCAAGTCCGCCAAAAGGGACGGATTAAAAATACGCTGTATCAGGTGTATTGCGATCGCGCCGCCGTCACCGATGACCTCGTTGACCTGCTCTATCAACCCGCCTGCGATCGCGGGGCGCAACAGGTCTTCGCCTCCGTTCTCACCGCACCCCCCGGCCCCAGTCCCGCCGAACTCCTGCCCCAAATCCAGCAACCCCTCCTCGTCCTCTGGGGCGAAGCCGACCCCTGGACCCCGATCAGCGGTTCCAAACTCTATCAAGATCAACCCACCATTACCTTTCACCCCATCCCCAACGCGGGCCACTGTCCCCACGACGAAGCCCCCGATCGCGTCAATCCCTTGATCCTCGATTGGCTCGCCACCCAATTCTCCCCCTCACCCTAAATCCCTCTCCCAACTTGGGAGAGGGACTACCCCGCAGGTTCCCCTGCTCCCAACCTGGGGGCAGGGGTTGGGGGATGAGGGCAGGGTTTGAGTCTTGACGTTAATCCAGCCAACCTTAAGCCGCTCGCACCAACGCCACCCGACCAAAA
Coding sequences within:
- a CDS encoding methyltransferase domain-containing protein; translation: MLMPEQRTKLDPTDDALFYDVPRFVTHVDDPFIARLTALYRDRLTPHSRILDLMSSWVSHLPEDLPFAHVEGHGLNAAELAKNPRLDHYIVQNLNENPALPYEDGEFAAVLNCVSVQYLQYPDRIFAELARVLQPGGVAIISFSNRMFYQKAIAAWRDGSESSRVQLVQRYIRAIPDFTEPELITHIAPVPALLQLIGMGGHDPFYAVVATKRSP
- a CDS encoding alpha/beta fold hydrolase, with protein sequence MVTTPPPPVLNPQTWQWQDHTICYTVAGTGQPLLLIHGFGASIGHWRHNIPVLAAAGYQVYALDLLGFGGSDKPALDYTVELWVEQIKDFWAAKIQRPMVMVGNSIGGLLSLMVMADSPELTQGGILLNCAGGLNHRPDELNLPLRVVMGLFTKFVSSPLTGPFLFNQVRQKGRIKNTLYQVYCDRAAVTDDLVDLLYQPACDRGAQQVFASVLTAPPGPSPAELLPQIQQPLLVLWGEADPWTPISGSKLYQDQPTITFHPIPNAGHCPHDEAPDRVNPLILDWLATQFSPSP